The following coding sequences are from one Bos mutus isolate GX-2022 chromosome 22, NWIPB_WYAK_1.1, whole genome shotgun sequence window:
- the ABHD14B gene encoding putative protein-lysine deacylase ABHD14B, translated as MAGVEQREGAIQVQGQSLFFREALPGGGQAARFSVLLLHGIRFSSETWQNLGTLHRLAQAGYRAVAIDLPGLGRSKEAKAPAPIGELVPSSFLAAVVDALDLGPPVVISPSLSGMYSLPFLTAPGSQLRGYVPVAPICTDKINAADYARVKASVLIVYGDQDPMGQTSFEHLKQLPNHRVLVMEGAGHPCYLDKPEEWHTGLLDFLQGLA; from the exons ATGGCGGGCGTGGAGCAGCGCGAGGGCGCCATCCAGGTGCAGGGCCAGAGCCTCTTCTTCCGAGAGGCTCTCCCTGGCGGTGGGCAGGCCGCCCGCTTCTCTGTGCTGCTGTTGCATGGCATACGCTTCTCCTCCGAGACTTGGCAGAACCTGGGCACGCTGCACAGACTGGCCCAGGCTGGCTACCGGGCTGTGGCCATTGACCTGCCAG GTCTGGGGCGCTCCAAGGAAGCAAAAGCACCTGCCCCTATTGGGGAGCTGGTCCCCAGCAGCTTCCTGGCAGCTGTGGTGGATGCTTTGGATCTGGGCCCCCCAGTGGTGATCAGCCCATCATTGAGTGGCATGTACTCCCTGCCCTTCCTCACGGCCCCAGGCTCCCAGCTCCGGGGCTACGTGCCAGTGGCCCCCATCTGCACTGACAAAATCAATGCTGCCGACTATGCCAGAGTGAAG gcaTCAGTTCTTATCGTTTATGGAGACCAAGACCCCATGGGTCAGACCAGCTTTGAGCACCTGAAGCAGCTGCCCAACCACCGGGTGTTGGTCATGGAGGGGGCGGGGCACCCCTGTTACCTTGACAAACCCGAGGAGTGGCATACAGGGCTGCTGGATTTCCTGCAGGGGCTAGCATGA
- the PCBP4 gene encoding poly(rC)-binding protein 4 isoform X1 yields the protein MSGSDAGLEEEPELSITLTLRMLMHGKEVGSIIGKKGETVKRIREQSSARITISEGSCPERITTITGSTAAVFHAVSMIAFKLDEDLCAAPANGGNVSRPPVTLRLVIPASQCGSLIGKAGTKIKEIRETTGAQVQVAGDLLPNSTERAVTVSGVPDAIILCVRQICAVILESPPKGATIPYHPSLSLGTVLLSTNQGFSVQGQYGTVTPAEVTKLQQLSGHAVPFASPSMVPGLDPSTQTSSQEFLVPNDLIGCVIGRQGSKISEIRQMSGAHIKIGNQAEGAGERHVTITGSPVSIALAQYLITACLETAKSTSGGTPGSAPTDLPAPFSPPLTALPTAPPGLLGTPYAISLSNFIGLKPVPFLALPPASPGPPPGLAAYTAKMAAANGSKKAERQKFSPY from the exons ATGAGTGGCTCAGATgcggggctggaggaggagccagAGCTCAGCATCACCCTCACACTGCGGATGCTGATGCACGGGAAG GAGGTGGGCAGCATAATTGGGAAG AAAGGAGAGACTGTAAAGCGAATCCGGGAACAG AGCAGTGCCCGGATCACCATCTCTGAGGGCTCCTGCCCTGAGcgcatcaccaccatcactggGTCTACAGCAGCCGTCTTCCACGCGGTCTCCATGATCGCCTTCAAGCTGGATGAG GACCTCTGCGCTGCTCCTGCAAATGGAGGGAATGTCTCCAGGCCTCCAGTGACCCTGCGCCTTGTCATCCCTGCAAGCCAGTGTGGCTCGCTGATTGGGAAGGCGGGCACCAAGATCAAGGAGATCAgagag ACTACAGGTGCCCAGGTGCAGGTGGCAGGGGACCTGCTCCCCAACTCCACAGAGCGTGCTGTCACCGTGTCCGGGGTGCCTGATGCCATCATCCTGTGTGTGCGCCAGATCTGTGCTGTCATCCTGGAG TCCCCACCCAAAGGAGCCACTATCCCATACCATCCAAGCCTCTCCTTAGGTACTGTGCTTCTCTCCACCAACCAG GGGTTCTCTGTCCAGGGTCAGTATGGCACTGTGACTCCAGCTGAG GTCACCAAGCTCCAGCAGCTCTCGGGCCATGCAGTCCCCTTCGCCTCACCCAGCATGGTGCCAG GACTGGATCCTAGCACACAGACCAGCTCACAGGAGTTCTTGGTTCCCAACGAC ctgaTTGGCTGCGTGATCGGGCGCCAGGGCAGCAAGATCAGTGAGATCCGGCAGATGTCAGGGGCACATATCAAGATCGGGAACCAAGCCGAGGGCGCTGGTGAGCGGCACGTGACCATCACTGGTTCACCTGTCTCCATCGCCCTGGCCCAGTACCTCATCACTGCCTG TCTAGAAACGGCCAAGTCTACCTCTGGGGGGACACCCGGCTCGGCCCCCACAGACCTGCCTGCCCCTTTCTCGCCACCCCTGACGGCCCTGCCCACCGCTCCCCCAGGCCTGCTGGGCACGCCCTatgccatctccctctccaacTTCATCGGCCTCAAGCCCGTACCCTTCTTGGCTCTACCACCTGCCTCCCCAGGGCCACCGCCGGGCTTGGCGGCCTACACTGCCAAGATGGCAGCGGCCAATGGGAGCAAGAAAGCTGAGCGGCAGAAATTCTCCCCCTACTGA
- the PCBP4 gene encoding poly(rC)-binding protein 4 isoform X2, whose protein sequence is MSGSDAGLEEEPELSITLTLRMLMHGKEVGSIIGKKGETVKRIREQSSARITISEGSCPERITTITGSTAAVFHAVSMIAFKLDEDLCAAPANGGNVSRPPVTLRLVIPASQCGSLIGKAGTKIKEIRETTGAQVQVAGDLLPNSTERAVTVSGVPDAIILCVRQICAVILESPPKGATIPYHPSLSLGTVLLSTNQGFSVQGQYGTVTPAEVTKLQQLSGHAVPFASPSMVPGLDPSTQTSSQEFLVPNDLIGCVIGRQGSKISEIRQMSGAHIKIGNQAEGAGERHVTITGSPVSIALAQYLITAWPAGHALCHLPLQLHRPQARTLLGSTTCLPRATAGLGGLHCQDGSGQWEQES, encoded by the exons ATGAGTGGCTCAGATgcggggctggaggaggagccagAGCTCAGCATCACCCTCACACTGCGGATGCTGATGCACGGGAAG GAGGTGGGCAGCATAATTGGGAAG AAAGGAGAGACTGTAAAGCGAATCCGGGAACAG AGCAGTGCCCGGATCACCATCTCTGAGGGCTCCTGCCCTGAGcgcatcaccaccatcactggGTCTACAGCAGCCGTCTTCCACGCGGTCTCCATGATCGCCTTCAAGCTGGATGAG GACCTCTGCGCTGCTCCTGCAAATGGAGGGAATGTCTCCAGGCCTCCAGTGACCCTGCGCCTTGTCATCCCTGCAAGCCAGTGTGGCTCGCTGATTGGGAAGGCGGGCACCAAGATCAAGGAGATCAgagag ACTACAGGTGCCCAGGTGCAGGTGGCAGGGGACCTGCTCCCCAACTCCACAGAGCGTGCTGTCACCGTGTCCGGGGTGCCTGATGCCATCATCCTGTGTGTGCGCCAGATCTGTGCTGTCATCCTGGAG TCCCCACCCAAAGGAGCCACTATCCCATACCATCCAAGCCTCTCCTTAGGTACTGTGCTTCTCTCCACCAACCAG GGGTTCTCTGTCCAGGGTCAGTATGGCACTGTGACTCCAGCTGAG GTCACCAAGCTCCAGCAGCTCTCGGGCCATGCAGTCCCCTTCGCCTCACCCAGCATGGTGCCAG GACTGGATCCTAGCACACAGACCAGCTCACAGGAGTTCTTGGTTCCCAACGAC ctgaTTGGCTGCGTGATCGGGCGCCAGGGCAGCAAGATCAGTGAGATCCGGCAGATGTCAGGGGCACATATCAAGATCGGGAACCAAGCCGAGGGCGCTGGTGAGCGGCACGTGACCATCACTGGTTCACCTGTCTCCATCGCCCTGGCCCAGTACCTCATCACTGCCTG GCCTGCTGGGCACGCCCTatgccatctccctctccaacTTCATCGGCCTCAAGCCCGTACCCTTCTTGGCTCTACCACCTGCCTCCCCAGGGCCACCGCCGGGCTTGGCGGCCTACACTGCCAAGATGGCAGCGGCCAATGGGAGCAAGAAAGCTGA
- the PCBP4 gene encoding poly(rC)-binding protein 4 isoform X3, producing the protein MSGSDAGLEEEPELSITLTLRMLMHGKEVGSIIGKKGETVKRIREQSSARITISEGSCPERITTITGSTAAVFHAVSMIAFKLDEDLCAAPANGGNVSRPPVTLRLVIPASQCGSLIGKAGTKIKEIRETTGAQVQVAGDLLPNSTERAVTVSGVPDAIILCVRQICAVILESPPKGATIPYHPSLSLGTVLLSTNQGFSVQGQYGTVTPAEVTKLQQLSGHAVPFASPSMVPGLDPSTQTSSQEFLVPNDLIGCVIGRQGSKISEIRQMSGAHIKIGNQAEGAGERHVTITGSPVSIALAQYLITAWATAGLGGLHCQDGSGQWEQES; encoded by the exons ATGAGTGGCTCAGATgcggggctggaggaggagccagAGCTCAGCATCACCCTCACACTGCGGATGCTGATGCACGGGAAG GAGGTGGGCAGCATAATTGGGAAG AAAGGAGAGACTGTAAAGCGAATCCGGGAACAG AGCAGTGCCCGGATCACCATCTCTGAGGGCTCCTGCCCTGAGcgcatcaccaccatcactggGTCTACAGCAGCCGTCTTCCACGCGGTCTCCATGATCGCCTTCAAGCTGGATGAG GACCTCTGCGCTGCTCCTGCAAATGGAGGGAATGTCTCCAGGCCTCCAGTGACCCTGCGCCTTGTCATCCCTGCAAGCCAGTGTGGCTCGCTGATTGGGAAGGCGGGCACCAAGATCAAGGAGATCAgagag ACTACAGGTGCCCAGGTGCAGGTGGCAGGGGACCTGCTCCCCAACTCCACAGAGCGTGCTGTCACCGTGTCCGGGGTGCCTGATGCCATCATCCTGTGTGTGCGCCAGATCTGTGCTGTCATCCTGGAG TCCCCACCCAAAGGAGCCACTATCCCATACCATCCAAGCCTCTCCTTAGGTACTGTGCTTCTCTCCACCAACCAG GGGTTCTCTGTCCAGGGTCAGTATGGCACTGTGACTCCAGCTGAG GTCACCAAGCTCCAGCAGCTCTCGGGCCATGCAGTCCCCTTCGCCTCACCCAGCATGGTGCCAG GACTGGATCCTAGCACACAGACCAGCTCACAGGAGTTCTTGGTTCCCAACGAC ctgaTTGGCTGCGTGATCGGGCGCCAGGGCAGCAAGATCAGTGAGATCCGGCAGATGTCAGGGGCACATATCAAGATCGGGAACCAAGCCGAGGGCGCTGGTGAGCGGCACGTGACCATCACTGGTTCACCTGTCTCCATCGCCCTGGCCCAGTACCTCATCACTGCCTG GGCCACCGCCGGGCTTGGCGGCCTACACTGCCAAGATGGCAGCGGCCAATGGGAGCAAGAAAGCTGA